A single genomic interval of Gossypium raimondii isolate GPD5lz chromosome 11, ASM2569854v1, whole genome shotgun sequence harbors:
- the LOC105801737 gene encoding protein PLANT CADMIUM RESISTANCE 6: MGRPDTDPEQIQAEYELHPQEYDPTHEPTPNVADEYPPPPPYENSNQQGQQQPQFPPQQPPQYPPPAQQQPPQYPLPAQQQPPQYPPPSEQPNQAYPPPQWPAPYPPQQNMQYNPAYPNGTNQQPAAAAYPPQPVQYPPKSPAANQMYANVGPQATQPQTVYAPNVAPQVFPQPAFLPPDQGQGMPPVSPHKHVAGIPVVNGGVDGWRTGLFDFMDDPMNALVTAFFPCLTFGQIAEIVDDGHTTCGTSGLLYGAIAFLIGLPCLMSCTYRTKLRNKFGLPEAPAPDWVTHFLCEWCALCQEYRELQLRGWDPSIGWQGNLAKKQVQQPVMMAPMNQRMIA; this comes from the exons ATGGGACGCCCTGATACAGACCCTGAACAAATACAAGCCGAATACGAACTTCACCCTCAAGAATACGACCCGACCCATGAACCAACTCCGAATGTGGCCGATGAATATCCACCGCCACCACCTTATGAAAACAGCAATCAACAAGGCCAACAACAACCTCAATTCCCGCCGCAACAACCACCGCAATACCCACCACCTGCTCAGCAACAGCCACCGCAATACCCACTACCTGCTCAACAGCAGCCTCCGCAGTACCCACCACCATCAGAACAACCTAACCAAGCCTATCCTCCACCGCAGTGGCCCGCGCCGTACCCACCGCAACAAAACATGCAATACAATCCAGCGTACCCTAACGGGACGAACCAGCAGCCAGCGGCGGCGGCGTATCCGCCACAGCCAGTACAGTATCCGCCGAAAAGTCCAGCGGCAAATCAGATGTACGCAAATGTAGGACCACAAGCGACGCAGCCTCAGACCGTTTACGCCCCTAACGTAGCGCCACAAGTGTTTCCTCAACCGGCATTCTTGCCTCCTGATCAAGGACAGGGCATGCCGCCTGTTTCACCGCATAAACATGTGGCAGGGATCCCGGTGGTGAATGGTGGTGTTGACGGTTGGCGGACTGGCCTTTTTGATTTCATGGATGATCCGATGAACG ctCTAGTGACAGCCTTCTTCCCATGTTTGACATTCGGCCAGATCGCCGAAATCGTGGATGACGGCCACACAA CTTGTGGAACCAGTGGACTGCTTTACGGTGCAATCGCGTTCTTAATTGGATTGCCGTGCCTAATGTCGTGCACTTACAGAACCAAACTAAGAAACAAATTCGGTTTGCCGGAAGCTCCGGCACCCGATTGGGTCACTCACTTCCTTTGCGAGTGGTGTGCTCTTTGTCAAGAATACAGGGAGCTTCAGCTTAGGGGCTGGGATCCTTCTATTG ggtGGCAAGGAAACTTGGCAAAGAAGCAGGTGCAACAGCCAGTGATGATGGCACCGATGAACCAAAGAATGATAGCTTGA